The genomic DNA TCCCTTGGCGGGCATGACCTGCTGCTGGCCGTGAGCGGGGTGGGGCTGGTCAACACGGCCCTGGCCGCTGGCAGGCTCCTGGCCCTGCCCTTTGTCACCGGGGTGGTCAACCTCGGCATCGGCGGGGCGTACGATGTGGAGGAGTTCCCCATCGGCACCAGCGCCTATGCCTGGCAGGAGACCTGGCCGGAGTACGGCCTGCTCGACGAGGAGGGCAGGGTGGACCCCAAGGCCATCGGCTTTCCCCAGGGCGAGGTCCGGGGCAAGCCGGTGTGGAACCGGGTCCAGCTCAATCCGGTTAACGACGCGGCGGCCATGGGCCTGTCCCTGCCCGCGGATTGCGCCCGGGGCTCGTTCGTCACGGTCAGCAGCGTCACCGGCACCCCGGAGCGGTCTGGCTGGCTCAAGACGGCCTGCAACGGGGATGTGGAGAACATGGAGGGGTTTGCCCTGGCCTTTGGGACCATGCGGGCGGGCCTGCCCTTTTTGCAGGTGCGCAGCGTGTCCAACAGGGTGGGCTCGCGCCAGCCCGAGGACTGGGACCTCAAGGGCGCATTCCGGACGCTGGGCGACCTCGCCCCGCGCCTTTTCCTTGGGAAGTAGAAGGCTTTACTCCTTGCCCGCAACCTGACATAATTACCCGATATGAACGAACTGCTGCGCTACTTCCAGAGGGAACTCCCCGGAATCAACCAATTCCTTGACGCCGAGGCCGAGGCCCTGAATGGACTGGTGCGGGATGTCGCCAAGCACATCATCGGCTCCGGCGGCAAGCGCATCCGGCCCATGCTGACCCTGCTCTTTGCCCGCGCCATGGGTTATGATCGGGATGATTATCACGCCATCGCCTGCTCGCTGGAGCTGCTCCACTCGGCCACCCTGCTGCACGACGACTACCTGGACGATGCCGAACTGCGGCGTGGCCGGTCCGCCGCGCATCTGGTCTTTGGCCGCACCGAGACCATCCTGGCCGGCGATGCCCTGCTGGCCCTGGCCAATGAGATGGGCGCCCGCTACGGCAACGCCCGGCTCTGCTGGCTGCTGGCCCGGGGGATCATGGAGACCGCGGTGGGCGAGATCGAGGAGATCCGGTTCTCCAAGCATCCCACCCTGGACCGCGAGGCGTACATGAACATCATCATCGGCAAGACCGCCCGGCTCATCGAGTGCGCCTGCCGGTGCGGCGCGGCCCTGGCCGGGGCCACCCCGGAGCAGGAGGACGCGGCGGGCGAATATGGCCTCAACCTGGGCATCGCCTTCCAATTGGTGGACGACGCCCTGGACTACGCCTCGCCCACCTCGGAAACGGGCAAGCCAGAGGGCGGCGACCTGCGCGAGGGCAAGGTGACCCTGCCCCTGATCCTGTTCATGGAGGACGGCGACGAGGCGGCCAGCGAGACCCTGCTCGGCCTGATGCGCGACGGCGAGTTGACCGAAGAGCAGTGCGCCGAGATCCTGGCCCAGGTCCAGGACGCGGGCTGTCCGCAGCGCACCCGCGACGAGGCCGCCCACTACGTCGAGCGCGCCAAGGCATGCCTTGCGGGCTTCCCCCCTGGCGAGCCGGTCACCGTGCTCGGGCAGGCCGCGGATTACGTGCTGACCAGAACCAAGTGATTTCAGGCCGGCCCGGTCGCACACGCGAGACGGGCCGGTTTCTTTTCAGATTTCCAAGAAGGAGTATCCAGATGCTGTGCCGTGTCGTTGTCGGACTGAAAGAGGGCGTCCGTGACGTGGTGGGCGAGAAAGTCGCCCGCAAGATCAGGAGCGAGCTTGGGGTGGAGGTGGGCGATGTGCGCATCGTCAGCGTCTTCACCCTGGAGGGATTGACCCAGCTGCAAGTGGACACGGCCCTTGAACGGGCTGCTCTGCACGATCCGGTGCTGCACGAGGTCTCCCTGGCCCCCCTGGCGCGCGATTTCGACTGGATTCTCGAAGTGGGCTTTCGGCCCGGCGTCACGGACAACGAGGGGCGCACCGCGCGCGAGACCCTGGGCGTGGTCCTTGGCCTGTCCAAGGTCGGGCTGGAGTCGGTCAAGGTCTACACCTCGCGCCAGTACCTGATCCGGGCCGGGCTCGACGAGGCGGGCATCCGCCACATCGCCGCCGACCTGCTGGCCAACGAGCTGATCCAGCGGTTTGAATACAAGTCCGCCGCCCAGTGGGCCGCTTCGCCCGGATTCGAGGCCCGCGCGGCCAGGGTCACGGGCCAGGCCAGCGACGAGGTGGGCACCGTGGCCATCTCCACCATGACCGATGCAGAATTGATGGATTTCTCCAGGGCCAACACCCTGGCCCTGTCCCTGCGCGAGCTGCACGACATCCGCGCCTATTATGCCGACCCGGCGGTGCGCGCCGCGCGCGAACAGGTGGGTCTGACCGGCGAGCCCACGGACGCCGAGATCGAGGTGCTGGCCCAGACCTGGTCCGAGCACTGCAAGCACAAGATCTTCGGCGCGAAAATCGCCTACAAGGACCGCGAGACGGGCCGGACCTCGCACTATTCGAGCCTGTACAAGACCTTTATCCAGGGGTCCACCAAGGCCTTGCGCGCGCGCAACGCCGAATCCGGCCCCCATGGCGACTACTGTTTGTCGGTGTTCAAGGACAACGCGGGCGTGATCGCCTTTTCCGAGACCCTCAATGTCTGCGTCAAGATGGAGACGCACAACTCGCCCTCGGCGCTCGACCCCTACGGCGGAGCGCTGACCGGCATCGTGGGCGTCAACCGCGACCCCATGGGCACCGGCCTGGGCGCGAACCTGCTGTGCAACACCGATGTCTTCTGCTTTGCCTCGCCCTTTCACGAGGGCGGGCTACCGCCCCGGTTGCTGCACCCGCGCCGCGTGTTCGAGGGCGTGCGCGAGGGCGTGGAGCATGGCGGCAACAAGTCCGGCATCCCCACGGTCAACGGGTCCATTGTTTTTGATGAGCGCTACCTGGGCAAGCCCCTGGTCTACTGCGGCACCATCGGCACCATGCCCGTGACCGTGGCGGGCCGTCCCTCCCACGAGAAGCAGGCCCTGCCCGGCGACCTGATCGTCATGTCCGGTGGGCGCATCGGCGCGGACGGCATCCACGGTGCGACGTTCTCGTCCGAGGAGCTGCACGAGGGCAGCCCGGCCACGGCGGTGCAGATCGGCGACCCCATCACCCAGCGCAAGATGTACGATTTTCTCATGCGCGCCCGCGATCGCGGGCTGTACAACGCCATCACCGACAATGGCGCGGGCGGCCTGTCCTCGTCCGTGGGCGAGATGGCCGGGGACACGGGCGGGTTCGAGATGGACCTGGCCAGGGCACCCCTCAAGTATGATGGGCTGAGGCCCTGGGAAATCCTCATCTCCGAGGCCCAGGAGCGCATGACCATGGCCGTGCCGCCCGAAAAGATCGACGAATTCCTGGCCCTGTCCGCCGAGATGGACGTGGAGTCCACGGTGCTTGGCACCTTCACGGATTCCGGCAAGTACCTGGTCCGCTACGGCAAGCGGATGGTCACCTGCCTGGACATGGAGTTCCTGCACGACGGCGTGCCGCAGATGGAGCTGGACGCGGTCTGGGACCGGCCCGTGATCGCCACCGAGCCGGTGCCCGAGGTCGCGGACCAGGGCGGGTTGCTCAAGGCCATGCTTGGCCGCCTGAACATCTGCTCCAAGGAGTATGTGGTCAGGCAGTATGACCACGAGGTCCAGGGCAAAAGCGCGATCAAGCCCATGGTGGGCGTCAAGGCCGATGGCCCGTCGGACGCGGGCGTGCTGCGGCCCGAGCTTGAAAGCGAGCGCGGGCTGGTGGTCTCCCACGGCATCTGCCCGCAGTATTCCGACCTCGACACCTACTGGATGATGGCCAACGCCATTGACGAGGCCATCCGCAACGCCGTGGCCGTGGGCGGCGATATCAGCTACATGGCCGGGTGCGACAACTTCTGCTGGTGCGATCCTGTCCAGTCCGAAACCACGCCCGACGGCCATTACAAGCTGGCCCAGCTGGTGCGCGCCAACCTCGCCCTGGCCCATTACTGCCTCGGGTTCGGAGTGCCCTGCGTCTCGGGCAAGGACTCCATGAAGAACGATTACAAGGGCGGGGGGCGCAAGATTTCCATCCCGCCCACCGTGCTCTTCTCGGTCATCGGCGTGATTCCGGATGTGAACAAATGCGTCACCTCGGATTTCAAGGCTCCCGGCGATCTGGTCTACCTGCTCGGCCTGACCAGGCCAGAGTTTGGGGGCAGCGAGGTCGCGGCCCAGCTCGGCTTCTCCCATGGGAGCGTGCCGCAGGTGGACCTGCTCACGGCCAAGGCCCGGTATGAGACGGTGTTCGCGGCCATCCAGGCAAGGCTGATCAGCGCCTGCCACGATTGCTCTGACGGCGGTCTGGGCGTGACCCTGGCCGAGATGTGCATCGGTGGTCGCCTGGGCGCGGCCATTGACCTCGCCGCCGTGCCGGTCAATGGCGAGCTTGGCTCCACTGGCCTGCTCTATGCCGAGTCGGCCAGCCGTTTCGTTGTCTCCGTGCCACCGGCCCATCGCGACGCCTTTGAGGGGCTGTTTGCCGGGCAATGGTTCGCCCGCATCGGCGTGGTGGACGGCTCCGGCGCGCTGACTGTCTCCCACGAACAGCGCCAAATCCTGTGTGAGAATGTTCACGATCTGGCGTCCGCTTTCAAGAAGACCCTTGACTGGTAATAACCGCCCCTTCGCGTTGCGAAGGGGCGGACCCACTTTACCTGTTTGAAAAAACCATCTATAGACCCAAGGAGTCTTTCAGATGGCGAGGTGCGGGTTTCTCCTGCGGAATCGTCGCGTTTCAGACTTTTACGGGGGGTGGTTAATGCTGTTTTCTTCTGCGTGGTCCAGGGGTTGTCTGCTCTTTTTTGTTGCCACGGCGATCGTTGTCATCGGGACGGCCACGGTCGGGCGGTCCAACTCAGGTCGGTATGTCGGATCAGAGGCTTGTGCCGACTGTCACGAGGATGAGTTCGACAACTTCAAGAAATTTTCGAAAAAGGCCCATTCAGGCGACTCGGTCAAGGTCATGGCGGGAGACCTGGCCAAGGACGAGCTGGAGGAATGCTTTACCTGTCACATGACCGGGTTCGGCAAGCCGGGCGGGTTTGTCAGCTTCGAGGCAACGCCCAAGATGGCCGATGCCGGGTGCGAGGTCTGTCACGGGCCGGGTTACGACCATGTCGAGTCCGGGGGTGACACCGACCTGATCGTGGGCAAGCTGAGTGTCGCCGATTGCGAGCATTGCCACAACCCGGAGCGGGTGGCCGCCTTTGACTTCAAGCCGCTGCTCTACGGCGGGGCGCACTAGGAGACGATCATGAAAATCATCAATCAGTCCCTGGGCGTCAAGGTCATACTCCTGTCATCGCTGCTCACCATCATCGCGTTTACAGGGCTTTTCATTTACAATTCCTACTCCACCTACACGCACACGCTCCACGAGGTGGAGGTGGCGGCCGAGCGCGTGGGCGACATGCTCTACATGGCCATCGAAGATCCCATGGGCGTGGGCGACAACGAAGGCACGGCCCGCAAGTTCCAGGAACTCTCGGAGCGCTACGTCGACACCAGCGCCTATCTCACCGACTACAAGGGCGAGATCACCTACTCCACCAAGGCGGATGTGGTCCGCAAGGACATATTTGAAGTCCGGCAGGAGAACGGCCTGCCCGACATGATGCGCGAGGGGCTGGAAACCCCGGTGATCAAGGGCGAGCTCATGGAGATCGACGGCAAGCTCCAGTTTGCCGAGGTCAAGACCATCGAGAACAGTCCGTCGTGCTACCACTGCCACGGCAAGACGCGCAAGATCCTGGGCGCCCTGGTGCTGACCGTGGATGTCAGCCCGCAGTTCGACGCGCTCAAGGCCAACCAGATCCGGTCTGCGGGCATCTCCGTGCTCGGCGTGGTGGCCCTGCTGACCGCCCTGATCGTCTTCATGCGAAAGAGCGTGGTCAACCGCATCACCAGCATCGCCTCCACCACCGAAGAAGTGAGCAAGGGCAATCTTGAGGCCAAATTCACCGTGTCCGGCGAGGACGAGCTGGGCAGCCTGTCGCGCTACCTGGGCGAGATGGTCTCCCAGATCAAGGACCAGCTCCAGTACAACAAGAGCGTGCTTGATGGCATCGTGGTCCCGCTCTTCGTGACCGATGCCGAGGAGAGGCTCCAGTTTGTCAACGAGCCGTTGCAGGAGATCCTGGGCCTGACCGGGGCGGACGTGAAGGGCCGCAGGGTGCCGGACGTGTTCGAGTGCGAGCCCGGCGACGAGACCTGCGACGCGGCCCATGTCATCGCCAGCGGCGTGACCATATCCGGCAACTTCCACTATCGCAGGGCCGACGGCACCACCTTCCCGCTCCACTTCGAGGCGTCGCCGCTCAACGATGCCGAGGGCAGGACCGTGGGCGCCATCTGCGTGCTCATCGACCTGACCCGCGAGGAGCAGGACCGCAAGAATATAGAGGCCCAGCAGGAGAACCTGCTCGTGGTGGCCAACCAGGTGACCGAGGTTGCCAACAAGCTCAATGCGGCTTCGGACGTTCTCTCGCAGCAGATGGCAAATCTGGCGCGCGGGGTGGACACCACCGCCGACCAGACCAGCCAGGTGGCCACGGCCATGGAGGAGATGAACGCCACGGTTCTTGAGGTGGCCAAGAACGCCTCGGAGACGGCGGATGCCTCGGGCCGGGCCAACAAGGTGGCTGCGGACGGCGGCATAGTGGTCGGCAAGACCGTGGCCGAGATCAACACCGTGGCCGAGATCACCGAGAGTTTGGCCGAGGCGTTGGCATCACTCTCGACCCGGGCCGAGAACATCGGCAAGGTCATGGCCGTGATCAACGACATCGCAGACCAGACCAACCTGCTGGCGCTCAACGCGGCCATCGAGGCTGCGCGCGCGGGCGAGGCGGGCCGCGGGTTCGCCGTGGTCGCCGACGAGGTGCGCAAGCTGGCCGAGAAGACCATGACCGCCACCAAGGAAGTGGAGGGGGCCATCTCGCTCATCCAGCAGTCCACCACGGCTGTGGTCAAGGAGATGGACACGGTCAAGGAGCGCGTGCTCAACACCTCGGGCATGGCCAAGGAGGCGGGCGGCGTGCTCGACCAGATCGTGACCCATTCCGATTCCATCGCCGACATGGTGCGCGGCATCGCCACCGCGGCGGAGCAGCAGTCGGCCACCTCTGACGAGATCAACACCAGCGTCACCCACATCAATGAACTCTCCCAGGAGATCCTGACCGGCATCCGCGAATCCAACAAGGGCATCCAGGAGGTCTCGGAAATGGCCCAACACCTCTCCGAATTGGTGGCGAAGTTTCGCAACTAGCCGAAACAGAAAGTGATCCACTAGCGGCCCGGCTCCATGCCGGGCCGCTTTATTTGGCGGGCAGGCAGGGGACATGAACGTATGCGACGCCCGTGAGACTGGACCGTCTGCCGGGGGCAGAGGCCGGATTATCGGGAATGGGCGGCAGGATTTGCGCGTTTTGAGAAACTGGGATAAGGACACCCATTCAATCTGTGGAGAACGCCCCCCCCCTTGACATCGGGACGTCGATTGAATAGTAATCATTATTATGATCGGAACGGAGGTGGCCCATGGTGGCTAATATGGGTTTTCGGCTGTCCAAGCAGCGCAAGGTGATTCTTGAGGAACTCAGGAAGGTGACGTCACACCCCACGGCGGACGAGGTGTACGACATGGTGCGCAAAATCATTCCGCGCATCAGCCTTGGCACCGTGTACCGCAACCTGGAGTTTTTGTGCACCAAGGGGCTGGCCATGAAGCTTGGCGCTCCCGGCGCGCAGAAGCGGTTCGACGGCATGGCGGAGCCGCACCCGCACATCCGTTGCGCAATTTGCACCAACGTGGTCGATGTAGAATGCGATGTGATCCTGCCGCAGATTCCGAGCGAGTGCGCCGCAGGGTATGATATCCTGAGCACCAACGTGGAGTTTGTGGGCATCTGCCCCCAGTGCCAGGCAGCCCGCCAATAGTCGCTCAAATGCCCGTCAGGGGCGACCCTGCCTCCCCGCGAGGGAGGACAGAGTACAGCGCCCGAAGAACCGGGCGGCCCGCGTCACCGTGGGCCGCCCGGTTTTTCGGTGTGCGGGGGGAAGATTTCTTTGGCGCGCGGGTTGACAGTGCGCGTTCTTCTATGTAGTAATAATTCTCATGAAGTCGATAGCCATTCGATATTACAGGAAAGGCAGCGTGCTGACATGAAGCGAATTGGTGGTTTTTGTGAAAAAGTGCCGCTTGGCGGTGTACATTGTCCCTCCATGTGCTATGTTTCGGCTTAATGGGAAAGTTCTCTCTTGTTAATAATGAAAGACCAGGAGGATAACGTGTCGCTCAAAGGAACCCGTACCGAGAAGAATCTGCTCATCGCCTTTGTGGGCGAGTCGCAGGCCCGCAACAGATACACCTACTTCGCCAGCAAGGCCAAGAACGAAGGATACGTCCAGATTTCCAAGATATTCGAGGAAACGGCCAACCATGAGAAGGAACACGCCAAGCGGCTCTTCAAGTTCCTTGAGGGTGGCGAGGTGGAGATCACCGCATCCTTCCCGGCGGGCGTCATCGGCTCCACCCTGGAGAACCTCAGGGAGGCCGCCGCTGGTGAGAACCATGAATACACCGAGATGTACCCGGAGTTCGCCAAGATCGCCCGCGAGGAGGGCTTCCCGGCCATTGCGGCGGTCATGGAGCACATCGCCATCGCCGAGAGATATCACGAGGAGCGCTACAAATCCCTCATCGCCAATATCGAGAACAACCGCGTGTTCACCAAAGACAGTCAAATCGTCTGGCGGTGCCAGAACTGCGGATACAATCACACCGGTGTGTCCGCCCCTGACCGTTGCCCGGCTTGCGACCATCCCCAGGCCCATTTCGAGATCAAGGACACCAACTGGTAAACCCAAAGGAGCTGCCATATGGGCATCAAACTCGGTGAAGTCTACAAGTGTAACGTCTGCGGAAACATCGTCATGGCCATCCACGAAGGCAAGGGCGACCTCGTCTGCTGCGGGGAGGACATGAAGCTGATGAAGGAAAACACGGTCGACGCCGCCGTGGAGAAGCATGTGCCGGTCTGGACCAGGGACGGCGACAAGATCACGGTCAAGGTCGGTTCCGTGGCCCATCCCATGGAAGAGAAGCATTACATCGAATGGATCGAGGTCATGGTGGGCGACACCGTGATGACCAAGCTGCTCAAGCCCGGACAGGCCCCGGAGGCCGAGTTCTGCATCTGCGGGCTCAAGGGCGACGTGTCGGTCCGCGAGTACTGCAACATCCACGGTCTCTGGGCTGCCAAGAAATAGGCGCAGCCGGACCAGAAATATAGTGGGAGGGCGGACCGCACGGTCCGCCGCCTTCTCCCGCGCCCCGGAGGCGGCATGGCCCGATCCACCACCCGTCCGGAAGACCTGTGGCAGTGCCAGACGGTGAATTGCGGATTCATCTACAACCCCGACAGGGGCGACCGCAAGGGGCGGATTCCCAAGGGGGTTCTTTTCGAGGACCTGCCCGATACCTGGAGATGCCCGGTCTGCGGCGGCACCAAGCGGTGCTTCAGGCCGCTCGTTGGTCCGGGTTCCACCATGGCGGATTGCGAATTGCCTGTGCAAACCGGCGCGGCCACGTTGACAGCCAGGGCCGCTGCTGCAAAAGTGACTGATCAAAAGGAGACAGACCCCATGCAGAAATACGTGTGCGAGATTTGCGGCTATGTGTACGACCCGGCCCAGGGCGACCCGGACAGCGACATCCCGGCTGGCACCAGCTTTGACGACCTGCCCGACGACTGGACCTGCCCGGTCTGCGGCGCGACCAAGGAAAACTTCGTCCCCGAAGCCTGATCCCGACAGCCCGAATCACCGGGCAGGAGGCGCGCGCCGTTTGGTCCGCGCTTCTTTTTGACACAACGGTTGACCGACCGTTCAATGTGGAGTGAGACATGAGACCTGTTCAGCTAAAAGACGGTGTGTACTGGGTCGGGGTCGTGGACTGGAACCGTCGAAATTTCCACGGCTATTCCAAGTCACCCATGGGCACGACCTACAACAATTTCCTCATCCTCGACGACAAGGTGACCCTGGTGGACACCGTGGCCGAGGAGTTCTGGGGCACCCTCCAGTGCAATGTGGCCCAGGTTCTGGGCGCGGACCGGAAGATCGACTATTTTGTCATCAATCACCTGGAGCCGGACCACGCGGGCTGCCTCGCCCTGGCCATTGAGAAATACCGGCCCGAGAAAATTTACACCTCGCCCATGGGCCAGAAGGCCATGATGGCCCACTTCCACTATAAAGACTGGCCGGTCGAGGTGGTGCCCACCGGCAGCTCCATCAGCCTGGGCAAGCGCACCCTCAAGTTCATCGAGGCGCGCATGCTCCACTGGCCCGACTCCATGCTGACCTATTGCCCGGAAGACAGGATTCTTTACTGCAACGACGCCTTTGGCCAGAACTGGGCCACCAGCGAACGCTGGGCCGACGAGGTGGACCGCCATACCCTTGAGGAGCTGATGAAGGCTTACTACGCCAACATCGTGCTGCCCTACTCGCCGGTGGTGCTCAAGATCCTGGCCGCGCTGGCCGAGATGAAGCTTGAGATCGACATGATCTGCCCGGACCATGGGCTGATGCTGCGCGGCGACGATGTGCCCTGGGCCATTGCCAAGTACATCGAGTATGCGGAACAGAAGCCGAAGAACCGGGCCGTCATCGTCTACGACACCATGTGGCACTCCACCGAGAAGATGGCCGGGGCCGTGGCCAGCGGACTGGCCGACGCGGGCGTGTCCGTGCGCATCATGTCCATGAAGGCAAATCATCACTCCGAGGTCATGGCCGAGGTGTTCGACGCCGCTGCCGTGATTTTTGGCTCGCCCACGCACAACAACGGCATCCTGCCGCTCATGGCCGACATGCTGACCTACATGAAGGGGCTGCGGCCCCAGAACAAGATCGGCTCGGCCATTGGCTCGTTCGGCTGGTCCGGCGAGTGCACCAAGATCCTGACCCAGTGGATCGAGGACATGGGCATGGAGCTGGTGGCCCCGGTCAAGGTCAAAAACGTGCCTGATCACGAGGCCCTGGCCCAGTGCTATGAACAGGGCAAGGCCATAGCCGAGGCCATCAAGGCCAAGCTCAATTAAACCACTCCCCGAAAGTCAACTGAAGAAGCCCGGTTCACCCGAACCGGGCTTCTTTCATAACCCTGCCGGAGGCACCCCTGGGGTCCAGAGGCCTCTTTCTTGTGCAATTGCTGCCGGTTGTCAGCCCTGCTTCTCGCAACGGGTCAGGAACCGGTCGAGCTGGTTGGTGAATTCCTGCTTGTCGCGCGGGCCGATGGGCGCGGGGCCGCCGGCGACCATGCCTGCGCCGCGCAGCTCCTCCATGAGGTTGCGCATGCGCAGCAGTCCCTTGATGTTGTCCGGGGTGTACAGCTCGCCCCTGGGGTTCAGGCCGGTGGCACCCTTGTCCACGATGCGGTCGGCCAGGGGGATGTCGGCGGTCACCACCAGGTCTCCTGTTTCGGCCAGCCGCGCGATCTCGTCGTCCGCCTCGTTGAACTTGTTGCCGACGCGGACCGTGTCGATGAGCGGGGAAACAGGCACGGCGAGCGGGGTGTTGGCCACCAGCGTCAGCCGCACGCCCCGGCGCATGGCGGTCTTGTAGAGCACGTCCTTGATGACCACCGGGCAGGCGTCGGCATCAACCCAGATGCGCATGCGGCCTCAGCCTGCCTGTCCGGGAGTGTGGACCAGGATGTGCTTGACCCGGCCCACCTGGCCGTTGGTCAGGCGGACCTTGATGCCGTGGGGATGGGTGGGGGATTTGGTCAGGAGCGCGGCGACGGTGCCACGGGTGAGGGCGCCGGTGCGCTGGTCCTTTTTCAGGACGATGTCCACGGTCATGCCGGGCGCGAGGTTCTTGCGTATGGTGCCTTCCATGGATCTCCGGACGGCCTGCGCGGCCAAAAAAAAGCGGGCGCGTGGCCCGCTTTTCTTCGTGGTGGAAAAAGTGGCTATTGCCAGGAGCCTTGTTTGAAACTGAAGATGTGCCGGTTGGGAATGACCGCCACCGGGATGAACTGGGCGGTACGGCAGAGGTCGGGCGAAGTGGCCACGGCCTCGAATATCCGCTCTTTGTAGAAGAGGACTCCCACATAGGGGATGGTGGTGGACGAGGAGCGGCGCACATTGCAGACCAGGGATTCGCTGTCGATGGTATGGAAGCGGGCGCGGTAGGTGCCGTTGGACTGCCGCTCGATCTGCATGCGGCTGCGGGAGAGATTGTGGTTCTGGTTGAGGGAGCGGACCTTGGATTTCGCGAAATTGGAAAAGTCGGCGTGTTTCTTGACGAGGTCCTCATCAAGGTAGGTCGGGAGGTTCGCGGAATTCACGGGCGTGTTCGACGGTGCGGCCACGGCCACATCGATGGTCTGTGTGACAACCACATCTCCCGGCTCCTCGGCCAGAACGCGGGGAGCGAGAGCTGTCACGACCAGGGCCACAGCCAGGATGGAAAAAAG from Pseudodesulfovibrio aespoeensis Aspo-2 includes the following:
- the mqnB gene encoding futalosine hydrolase — translated: MIIVVTATSREMQSAFGAVGAPAVEQGGTAEFSLGGHDLLLAVSGVGLVNTALAAGRLLALPFVTGVVNLGIGGAYDVEEFPIGTSAYAWQETWPEYGLLDEEGRVDPKAIGFPQGEVRGKPVWNRVQLNPVNDAAAMGLSLPADCARGSFVTVSSVTGTPERSGWLKTACNGDVENMEGFALAFGTMRAGLPFLQVRSVSNRVGSRQPEDWDLKGAFRTLGDLAPRLFLGK
- a CDS encoding polyprenyl synthetase family protein, which codes for MNELLRYFQRELPGINQFLDAEAEALNGLVRDVAKHIIGSGGKRIRPMLTLLFARAMGYDRDDYHAIACSLELLHSATLLHDDYLDDAELRRGRSAAHLVFGRTETILAGDALLALANEMGARYGNARLCWLLARGIMETAVGEIEEIRFSKHPTLDREAYMNIIIGKTARLIECACRCGAALAGATPEQEDAAGEYGLNLGIAFQLVDDALDYASPTSETGKPEGGDLREGKVTLPLILFMEDGDEAASETLLGLMRDGELTEEQCAEILAQVQDAGCPQRTRDEAAHYVERAKACLAGFPPGEPVTVLGQAADYVLTRTK
- a CDS encoding AIR synthase-related protein — encoded protein: MLCRVVVGLKEGVRDVVGEKVARKIRSELGVEVGDVRIVSVFTLEGLTQLQVDTALERAALHDPVLHEVSLAPLARDFDWILEVGFRPGVTDNEGRTARETLGVVLGLSKVGLESVKVYTSRQYLIRAGLDEAGIRHIAADLLANELIQRFEYKSAAQWAASPGFEARAARVTGQASDEVGTVAISTMTDAELMDFSRANTLALSLRELHDIRAYYADPAVRAAREQVGLTGEPTDAEIEVLAQTWSEHCKHKIFGAKIAYKDRETGRTSHYSSLYKTFIQGSTKALRARNAESGPHGDYCLSVFKDNAGVIAFSETLNVCVKMETHNSPSALDPYGGALTGIVGVNRDPMGTGLGANLLCNTDVFCFASPFHEGGLPPRLLHPRRVFEGVREGVEHGGNKSGIPTVNGSIVFDERYLGKPLVYCGTIGTMPVTVAGRPSHEKQALPGDLIVMSGGRIGADGIHGATFSSEELHEGSPATAVQIGDPITQRKMYDFLMRARDRGLYNAITDNGAGGLSSSVGEMAGDTGGFEMDLARAPLKYDGLRPWEILISEAQERMTMAVPPEKIDEFLALSAEMDVESTVLGTFTDSGKYLVRYGKRMVTCLDMEFLHDGVPQMELDAVWDRPVIATEPVPEVADQGGLLKAMLGRLNICSKEYVVRQYDHEVQGKSAIKPMVGVKADGPSDAGVLRPELESERGLVVSHGICPQYSDLDTYWMMANAIDEAIRNAVAVGGDISYMAGCDNFCWCDPVQSETTPDGHYKLAQLVRANLALAHYCLGFGVPCVSGKDSMKNDYKGGGRKISIPPTVLFSVIGVIPDVNKCVTSDFKAPGDLVYLLGLTRPEFGGSEVAAQLGFSHGSVPQVDLLTAKARYETVFAAIQARLISACHDCSDGGLGVTLAEMCIGGRLGAAIDLAAVPVNGELGSTGLLYAESASRFVVSVPPAHRDAFEGLFAGQWFARIGVVDGSGALTVSHEQRQILCENVHDLASAFKKTLDW
- a CDS encoding cytochrome c family protein; this encodes MLFSSAWSRGCLLFFVATAIVVIGTATVGRSNSGRYVGSEACADCHEDEFDNFKKFSKKAHSGDSVKVMAGDLAKDELEECFTCHMTGFGKPGGFVSFEATPKMADAGCEVCHGPGYDHVESGGDTDLIVGKLSVADCEHCHNPERVAAFDFKPLLYGGAH
- a CDS encoding methyl-accepting chemotaxis protein, coding for MKIINQSLGVKVILLSSLLTIIAFTGLFIYNSYSTYTHTLHEVEVAAERVGDMLYMAIEDPMGVGDNEGTARKFQELSERYVDTSAYLTDYKGEITYSTKADVVRKDIFEVRQENGLPDMMREGLETPVIKGELMEIDGKLQFAEVKTIENSPSCYHCHGKTRKILGALVLTVDVSPQFDALKANQIRSAGISVLGVVALLTALIVFMRKSVVNRITSIASTTEEVSKGNLEAKFTVSGEDELGSLSRYLGEMVSQIKDQLQYNKSVLDGIVVPLFVTDAEERLQFVNEPLQEILGLTGADVKGRRVPDVFECEPGDETCDAAHVIASGVTISGNFHYRRADGTTFPLHFEASPLNDAEGRTVGAICVLIDLTREEQDRKNIEAQQENLLVVANQVTEVANKLNAASDVLSQQMANLARGVDTTADQTSQVATAMEEMNATVLEVAKNASETADASGRANKVAADGGIVVGKTVAEINTVAEITESLAEALASLSTRAENIGKVMAVINDIADQTNLLALNAAIEAARAGEAGRGFAVVADEVRKLAEKTMTATKEVEGAISLIQQSTTAVVKEMDTVKERVLNTSGMAKEAGGVLDQIVTHSDSIADMVRGIATAAEQQSATSDEINTSVTHINELSQEILTGIRESNKGIQEVSEMAQHLSELVAKFRN
- a CDS encoding Fur family transcriptional regulator, whose translation is MVANMGFRLSKQRKVILEELRKVTSHPTADEVYDMVRKIIPRISLGTVYRNLEFLCTKGLAMKLGAPGAQKRFDGMAEPHPHIRCAICTNVVDVECDVILPQIPSECAAGYDILSTNVEFVGICPQCQAARQ
- the rbr gene encoding rubrerythrin, which translates into the protein MSLKGTRTEKNLLIAFVGESQARNRYTYFASKAKNEGYVQISKIFEETANHEKEHAKRLFKFLEGGEVEITASFPAGVIGSTLENLREAAAGENHEYTEMYPEFAKIAREEGFPAIAAVMEHIAIAERYHEERYKSLIANIENNRVFTKDSQIVWRCQNCGYNHTGVSAPDRCPACDHPQAHFEIKDTNW
- a CDS encoding desulfoferrodoxin — protein: MGIKLGEVYKCNVCGNIVMAIHEGKGDLVCCGEDMKLMKENTVDAAVEKHVPVWTRDGDKITVKVGSVAHPMEEKHYIEWIEVMVGDTVMTKLLKPGQAPEAEFCICGLKGDVSVREYCNIHGLWAAKK